The Theileria parva strain Muguga chromosome 1, complete sequence, whole genome shotgun sequence DNA window AGGACAGAAGGAGACAGAATGCAGAGATAGCTAGCCAGTTGAAACAGATACAAATAGAAAGAGAGGACTCAAGGAGAAGAATTGAGGATGACTGGTGCAAATTGGAGCATGAGAAGGACGTGTTTAGGAAGTACATGCAGCTGGAGGCCGAGAAGCTGAAGCAGAGAATTGAGTTGCTAGAACAAGAGAAGAGAAAGGTTGTGGATAGTAAAATAGCCTCCGAGACGATGGTCGACATTAACGTAGGAGGCGTCGTCTTTGAAACCTCAAGGCACACACTGACTCGCCAGGAGAACAGTTACCTCAACGGACTCCTGAGTGGAAGATACGAAGTCGGAAGAGATCGCCAAGGAAGAATCTTCCTGGACAGAGACTACGAACTGTTTAGAATCATACTCAACTTTTTGAGAAATCCAACATCTCTTCCAATTCCAAGGTAAACTATTAACCCTATTTctttttacacttatttacaattattaccaAATCATAGTATTAATTGTTGTTTAGGGACCTGACGGAAAGTGCAATGATATTGGAGGAGGCAAAGTACTATAAAGTAAAATTCAGCCCATACCCGTTGGTGTTGTGTTACGGAGGACATAACGGGAAGGAACACCTGCGTTCAATGGAATTGCTTGATATGGACAGTAAGGTTTGGAGAAATTGTAACCCGATGGCCACCGAACGTATGTACTTTGGATCTGGAGTTTTGAACAACTTTTTGTACGTTTTTGGAGGCCAAAATCTTGACTACAAGGCTCTCTGTGATGTAGAAATGTATGACCGCTTGAGGGACACATGGCAGCCCGCGGCATCCTTGAAGCAACCCAGGCGTAACAATGCAGGCGCTGCTCTAGACGACCGCCTTTTCTGTGTTGGAGGGTTTGACGGTATGACTATTTTGGACTCAGTTGAATCATACGATATGCGCATGAAGAACTGGATACCAGTTGCCTCTCTCAATATGCCCCGTTCCTCGGCTATGGTCACACATCAAAACGGATCATTATATGCCATTGGAGGTACAACTGGAGAACGCCTAAAGTCAGTGGAAAGATATGACGTAAGGAAAAATGAATGGGAACTCATAAGCAATGGATTGCTTGAGGTTAGGTCAGCTGGGGCTGCATGCACCTACCTCAATGAGATGTTCATCGCCGGTGGAATTGACAACCTTCAGTCTGTACACTCATCTGTAGAGACCTGGGACTCGAAGAATCAAACCAGTTCGTTTCTTAAGGATGTGCCTGTCCCAGTCATGGACTGTGCTATGGCTTCAACTCCTCACAATATTGTCCTTGTTGGTGGacaaaataataagatTCTCGACTCTACATTCTTCTATCAACCAGAATCTGATCAATGGACTCCAGGTTTGTCTTCAGGCAATTGTTTTTATCCTCTATCTGGGACGTgattttacatattttactcATTCCCCGATacagttatatatttactagTTAACAATGTATAACCCTCAAATACTAATCAATTTATggattaataattaatataggACCAAAGCTGATAATGCCGAGATATGGTCATTCAGTTACCGTTCTTGActtttaatgtaaaataaacatttttCACACTATTACATCTTCACAATATTACAACttcacaattttaattttaataccaCTTTATACgttattagttttattttagtatGGAAGaccatatttataatttttaaagtaatttttaaagttttgtaaaaaatattttaagttaGTTCGAGTTGCGCAGTTGAGTTCAAGCTGTGTGATGGATTTTAATGGAAGATTTAATTTGAGAGACATTTTGGTATAATCAGCCAAATTAATGATGGAAGATTATAGGAAATATTTAAGGGAAGCCTTAAATAGAAGATATGAAGGGAAATTCCAGCCCTTCCAAAAAACAACAATCTCCTCACTGACCACTTCTGACCCATCCAATAACGAACGGGAAGTAGAACCGAAACGACCAAAATATAATGCAGATAAAAAAGTTGGTGGAGATGGAAAAAGTATCCATTCAGGCATGACCAACGGTGTAAACAATAATACAGGTGTATATATAGAAGAATATGAAATGAAGTCTTTTAAAGAAAGTGGATTGAAGCTTATTAGGAATTGCGAAGTTTCCTTAGTGATTTTGGCAGGAGGGTTATCTACCCGCATGGGCAGCTGTGAGCCTAAATCCTTGATTCCAGTGACCGTTGTCAAGGGAAAGTGTTTACTACAATTACACCTTGAGAAGGTTGTTACACTTTTTAGGTCTTCGGGGGCTGATCCTCACCCATACATTTTCATTCTTACCTGCAGCTTCAATTACCCCCAAATTCTTacatttttgaaaaaaaatAGCTTTTTTTCGCTAGACTCCTCTCGGGTGGTATTGCTGCTCCAGTCGAATTTACCCTGCTTTATTGGAGAGGATTTAGCTTTTTCAGAGTACCCGAAGTCGTGCCTCAGTAGCCCCAAATCTGACTTCATTGACTTTTCCCAAAGAGCtgattttgataatttttacaccagAGGTTTCAGGATGGACGTTCAATTTGAAGGACTTGTAACTTCC harbors:
- the Ivns1abp gene encoding Kelch motif family protein, with product MDPNSNLESKLWLNSPGTAARNEGYPTNEFKGLTLSDPTDLPLSADIVPLKISNGPQDEVGSDEFDVMVNDLRSIFICWLKKTQNSLKSQRENLIREADELQKEKNAFVQKIKQERAIEAEKLAEDRRRQNAEIASQLKQIQIEREDSRRRIEDDWCKLEHEKDVFRKYMQLEAEKLKQRIELLEQEKRKVVDSKIASETMVDINVGGVVFETSRHTLTRQENSYLNGLLSGRYEVGRDRQGRIFLDRDYELFRIILNFLRNPTSLPIPRDLTESAMILEEAKYYKVKFSPYPLVLCYGGHNGKEHLRSMELLDMDSKVWRNCNPMATERMYFGSGVLNNFLYVFGGQNLDYKALCDVEMYDRLRDTWQPAASLKQPRRNNAGAALDDRLFCVGGFDGMTILDSVESYDMRMKNWIPVASLNMPRSSAMVTHQNGSLYAIGGTTGERLKSVERYDVRKNEWELISNGLLEVRSAGAACTYLNEMFIAGGIDNLQSVHSSVETWDSKNQTSSFLKDVPVPVMDCAMASTPHNIVLVGGQNNKILDSTFFYQPESDQWTPGPKLIMPRYGHSVTVLDF